AGGTGCGCGACGATGGTCGACTTCCCGGCGCCGGAGGGCCCGTCGATGCTGATGAACAGGCCGCGTCGGTGATCAGAAAAGGGTCTGAGCTGCGTCATCGGTCAATCCTTCGCAGGAGGTCATTTCCGCTTCGGTCAGGAGGGCGGCCAGCGGCAGCGGGCCCGCGTCGGCAGCGAGGTGCGCGAGGAGGCGGGCACAGACGAGAGCGTCGTAGGCCGCCCGGTGGGGTTTCAGACTGGCGGCCACGTTCGCGGTGAGCTTGAGTTCCTTCGCGAGCGTGCCCAGCTTGTACGAGGGGAGCCCGGGCGCAAGGCGGCGAGCCAGCTTCAGGGTGTCGATGACCTGGGCAGGCTGGAAGCCGGGCAGTTCCCGGGCCAGCACGCTGAGATCCACGTGAGCGTTGTGCGCCACGAAGATGGCACCCTCGAAGACCGCCATGATGTCTGCGGCGTACTCGGCGGCAGGCGGGTCAGACGCCACCTGCTGGTTGGAAATGCCGTGGATGCGGCGGGCCAGCGGTGTGATCGGCCTCGGAGGCTTCACCAGCCACGTCAGCGGTTCTCCCACCGTGCCCTGGTCGATCAGGACG
The nucleotide sequence above comes from Nonomuraea helvata. Encoded proteins:
- a CDS encoding exonuclease domain-containing protein translates to MADIDGQAPWTEFRYAVADVEGNGQQPPDLVELAIVLIDQGTVGEPLTWLVKPPRPITPLARRIHGISNQQVASDPPAAEYAADIMAVFEGAIFVAHNAHVDLSVLARELPGFQPAQVIDTLKLARRLAPGLPSYKLGTLAKELKLTANVAASLKPHRAAYDALVCARLLAHLAADAGPLPLAALLTEAEMTSCEGLTDDAAQTLF